The genome window actcctgggctcaagcgattcttcccagtagcttgggattacagccactgtgcctggcaaggcacttttatttctgatattccCTTAGCCAACTCGAAGTAAAACCATCTCTTAAATGTATCTTGACAAAACTTGgcagcaaacaaaaaaatctcaaactTGTCTGTCATTAAAAGATTGTGGTACCCACGCAATGACACCAACACAATACTTAGGGTATGGTGTTTTTTTACCCACCAGTTTTGAAAAAGTTAATTACATTTGGCAATTCCCCATTCCCTTATAGTGAGGGGTCTCAGGAGCTGGCTCCTACACATAAAGGGGCTTAGAAGAGTGGCTGGCACCTAGGCCACCAATAGACTTTTGCCCCACCCAACCGGTGACACAGCCCGGGGCCCCTCCGCCCCCTGGCGGCCATTACGGATTTCCGCCTCCCTCACAGAAGGCAGCCGCTGCAACGTGCGTGGCCTCAGTTGCGTCACATCCGGCCCTTGCGATCAGGGCTTGAGGAACCCGCGCCATGAAGTGCGTGTTTGTTACCGTAGGGACCACCAGCTTTGACGACCTCATTGCGTGTGTGTCGGCGCCCGACAGTCTGCAAGTGAGTGAGGGAGGCGAGCAGGCGTCGGCTTGGCTAGCCACCCGCCGTCTCCGGCCTTACTGAGCCAGCCGCGGTAGCCTTGCCTGACCGTCACGCTCGGAAAGAAACCCCCGCAACTCTACCACAGGTGCCGCTGTCTCTTAGCTGGCTCCTGCCTACGCCCGGCGGGGCCCTTCGGCTACCCGGCTACTCGGGGTCGCATGTTTCCTCTTCCCATTACCCAGGCCGTTCCTTTCCCTCATTTCTTCGGCTCCTTTCCCGGGCTTCCCCCGCGCTGTATTCTCCGCCTCCGCGTCCTCCGCCCCTCCTTCCAACGGCTCCGCCCCTCCGAGCCCGGGTTTTCCACCGGGCTAGGCAGTTTCTCCTCAGCCCCCCTGTGGACCGCGCGTCGGCGCCGGCGTCTCAGTCAGCCGAGCTCGCCTCAGAGCCCGGCTCCTTCCCCTCAGCGCTTGACCGGAGCCCGCGCGGTTCCCCTCAGCGCGCGTGGTCCCCTCAGGGCTCCCGGTTCTCGCAGTTCAGCAAGTGAGGCAGAACGGGTAGCCCCTGGGTTCCCCCCGAGTGTGCGACTCCTTTTCCAAAGTCTTTTCCTGCTGTGGCTTTAGCGGGACTCTGCGAGCTGGGTCGCTTAGATTTCACGAGTGCTCGGGAGGTTCCTCGTCGGGCCCCGGACCGGAGAATACGTTAGTTTTGAAAACTAAGTGAAATTGGCCACAGGTAGGCTCTTTGGCGGCCGTGCCCCGGTCTTAACGTCAAACTTGAGTAGTGATGGTGGTTCCTGCTCTGTTTTACATAGTTTAAAAGGCCCTCGTGTTCTGATTTCCTCTTTCAGAAAATCGAGAGCCTCGGTTACAACCGACTTATCCTGCAAATTGGTAGAGGAACGGTGGTACCTGAACCCTTCAGTACTGAGTCGTTTACTCTGGATGTTTACAGGTACAAGGATTCCTTGAGAGAAGACATCCAGAAAGCAGATCTTGTTATTAGTCACGCAGGTAAAGGTGCCTTAGAATCTCAGGGTTgggtcttttaattttaatttttttttttttttttttaagttctggggtattCTGGGGCACATATGCAGGATGTGCGGGTTTGTTAACAAAGGTAAACGTGTACCGTgcatcatctaggtattaagcccagcatccattagctttttatcctgatgctctccctccagTAAGGAAGTGACACTTGAACCTTTTCGAGGTAAAATAAAATCGCTAGCTGAACTCACTGTAGCCCTTTTTGAATACACAACTTATTTGAATATGATAATTGAGAACTTTATTGGAGAGAACTTAGTATTTTGGGGTGAGAGAAGAATGGGAAATTAATCACTGTAGCCCATCTTTACAATAAAAAACCCCTAAACACTGAGGGGCAAAATAATTCACCAGGTGAAGTGTAATAAATTGTCAACTTGACATTAGTACTTGGGCTTAGCTAAAGGAGTGTTCTGCCTGCTGATTGGTTGGATTGGTCATGGAGTAAGTGGAATTGTAAGATTGTTTACACTTCTGTTGAATGTGAGTGAAATGAATCCAGTCAAAAATAGTAACAGCTACATACTGAGTAAATTGTTTCCTCTTCAGAGGACCGCCCTGATGGGCTACTTAATTAGACTTCTAGTGCATTCCGAAGAACTGCTTTTGGGGAGCAATGCAGTTTTGACTTGTTAaataaggtttatttttatttattatttttttaagtctagtTTGAGGAGAGAAAAGTCTTTAGAAATAGACATTACCAAAAGATTGGTGATTAAAAAATGTATCTCCTAGGAGGTAACAGCCTTTGGCACTGCTCTGACTGCTTTGTGTGTATTAACTTTACTCTTTTAAACAATCCTGTGAACTAAGTACTGttagtatctccattttacacgaggaaactgagacacaagagtggttaagtaatttgtccagcCAGGAAGTGGTGGACAGATAACAATCTGGTGCTGgagtttatgttctttttttcttttcttttcttttccttttttttttttttggagacagagtttcgctctgttgcccaggctggagtgcaatggcgctatctcgcctcactgcaacctccgcctcccaggttcaagcgattctcctgtctcagcctcacgagtagctgggattacaggcgcacactaccacgcccggctaattttttttttttttttgtatttattagagacggggtttcaccgtgttgcccaggctcgtctcaaactcctgagctcgggcgatccaaccgccttggcctcccaaaatgctaggattataggcatgagccactgtgcccctccGGAGT of Macaca fascicularis isolate 582-1 chromosome X, T2T-MFA8v1.1 contains these proteins:
- the ALG13 gene encoding UDP-N-acetylglucosamine transferase subunit ALG13 isoform X20 encodes the protein MKCVFVTVGTTSFDDLIACVSAPDSLQKIESLGYNRLILQIGRGTVVPEPFSTESFTLDVYRYKDSLREDIQKADLVISHAGAGSCLEALEKGKPLVVVINEKLMNNHQLELAKQLHKEGHLFYCTCSSSLRH